The DNA region GCAGTTGGCCGCCAACCCCTGAGACCTTCGGGCTGGGTCGCCGTTGCATCTCCTTCGCCGCCTGCCTAGAATCTGGCAGGCGGTGGTTGTTTGTCAGGGCTCGCGGCGCCGGGCTTGCCGGCCCTTGACTGGAGGAAGAATGTCAAACCAAGAGACCCGAGTTGGATTCATCGGCATTGGTGCGATGGGCACGCCGATGTCGCACAACATCTTGAAGGCCGGATTCCCTCTTACGGTCTATGATCGCCTGCCCGGAAGGACAGAGCCGTTCGCCGCTCGGGGTGTGCCGGTCGCTACCAGCTGTGCAGAGACCGCCAGTCTGTCGGACGTGGTCATCACCATGATCGGCCAGGTGGCGGAAGAACTGGAGGTCGTGCTGGGGCCGGGCGGCGTGCTCGAGGGCGCGCACCCTGGCCTGGTGCTGATCGACTCGAGCACGGTGGGGATCGTCGCCTCCAAGAGAATGGCTGCGGCTTCGGCCGAAAAGGGAGTCGCCTTCCTGGACGCCACCGTTTCGGGCTCAACCGGTCCGGCGAAGGAAGGCACGTTGGCCTTCATGGTCGGCGGAGAGCGCACCGCCCTCGATGTGGCCGAGCCGGTCTTGCGCGCCATGGGCGACCGGATCTACCATGTAGGACCCAACGGTGCCGGCAGCGCCATGAAAGTGATCGTCAACTTGATGATCGGCATGACCGTCCTGACGCTGGCGGAGACGCTAACCTTGGGTCGCCAGGCCGGCCTCGACCCGAGCCAGATGCTCGAGATCCTTGGCCAAACCGCCGTCAGTTCGCCGCACCTCAAGAACAAGGGGCGGATGATGATCGAGCGGCAGTTCGAGCCCGCCTTCGCCCTGAAGTACATGCACAAGGACTTCGACCTGATTATGGAAGCCGCGCATGAGCTGAGGACGCCCCTGTTCACCAGCGCCATCGCCCACCAGGTGTATACGGCCGCCAACCTCGCCGGCTATGGCGATCTCGACTACTCGGCGGTGGTGCGTTTTCTCGAGGACACGGCCAGGATGAGTCCGGCCGCCGGATAGCGCCGCGAGCGGCAAGATCGCCCACTCTTTGCTGAGAGAACTGAACGGGGGACGGACGCCTTTGCCTCTTCGAAGGCCGTTGAGGTGAGACTGGCCGGAGCCCGGCTGGCAGCAGCCGTGCTGATCCTCGCCTCGATGGACGGAACATAATCGCCTCCGGCCCCCGTGCCGAGTCCGCCGGTCCGAGAGTCCCGGTAGCGCCATGAGAGGTTAAACCGGGCCTCTCTCCCGCAGGATTTCATCTCGGTCCCGAAGCCGGAAAGCCCAAGATCACCCCCCGAGATCCCGGCCGCTAGGGCGCTATCTCCTTCGTCATCGATGGCCAGGCACTCGTCCGCATCCAATGCGACAGCGGGGCCCTGTTGGCGCCTGCCTCGACCCGCTGGCCGAGCAGAGTATTGCCCGCACGTTTGTCGAACACGTGTTGGCTCGTGTCCCGACCCTCGGTCTGAGCGGATGACGGCAGGGGAGATCGGTGCCGCCTAGATTGTGTGTGC from Anaerolineales bacterium includes:
- a CDS encoding NAD(P)-dependent oxidoreductase; protein product: MSNQETRVGFIGIGAMGTPMSHNILKAGFPLTVYDRLPGRTEPFAARGVPVATSCAETASLSDVVITMIGQVAEELEVVLGPGGVLEGAHPGLVLIDSSTVGIVASKRMAAASAEKGVAFLDATVSGSTGPAKEGTLAFMVGGERTALDVAEPVLRAMGDRIYHVGPNGAGSAMKVIVNLMIGMTVLTLAETLTLGRQAGLDPSQMLEILGQTAVSSPHLKNKGRMMIERQFEPAFALKYMHKDFDLIMEAAHELRTPLFTSAIAHQVYTAANLAGYGDLDYSAVVRFLEDTARMSPAAG